The following is a genomic window from Candidatus Woesearchaeota archaeon.
GGCGAAACAAAGGATCTTTTCTTTCATTCTAATGATTTGAATGGTGTATCATACACTGAGTTAAAAGTTGGCGATGCAGTCAGCTTTGACGTTGTTGAGGGCGACAAAGGCCCTAGCGCAAAAAACGTAACACGCGTATAACATGCAAATCTTAAAAACCACCGCTGTTAGGCGGTGGTTTTTATTTTCATATGCAATTCGGAGTTTTTATGAATTTCCATTATTTGTAGGTTGACATAATATAATTGGTATAATAAAATTAACCTATAATAATTAAATAATTAATAAAAAACAATGTCAAAATATAAAGTTTTACTAATAAGTGTTGTTATTTTGGGATTAATGCCATTTTTACATTCAGGAGTAGGGGCACAGACAACTGATACAACGGTCAGCAACCAAGCCGATCAGGCTATTTCAGAAAGTGCCGGTCTAGATGACCAGTTAGAACCTTTAGATGACATTCAGGTTGATGAAGCTGAAAGTATTCCATCTAGCTTTGGATTTTGGTGGCGAAATATAAGAGAATGGACTTCTTTAGCGCTAACTCTTGACCCGGTTAAAAAAGCGGAAAAACAATTAAAATTTGCTGAAGAAAGAACAAGATTGGCAAATTATATAATACAGAACAGCACAGACCCCAAGGTTCAAGAGAAAGCTCAACGAATGATAGAAAAAGCAAATCAGTATATGCAAAGGATAGAAGATAAAAAGGACGAACTAGCAAAAAGGGCCGATGAAAAGTCTCAAAAGATTCTAGACAACATAGCGAAACACAATTTAAACAAACAGAGAGTTTTAGAAAAAATAGAAGATAAACTTTCTCCGGAAAAAATAGAAGAGTTCCAACAGTTGCGCAAGGCAATTGAAGAAAAAGATAAAAACTT
Proteins encoded in this region:
- a CDS encoding cold shock domain-containing protein; this translates as GETKDLFFHSNDLNGVSYTELKVGDAVSFDVVEGDKGPSAKNVTRV
- a CDS encoding DUF5667 domain-containing protein; its protein translation is MSKYKVLLISVVILGLMPFLHSGVGAQTTDTTVSNQADQAISESAGLDDQLEPLDDIQVDEAESIPSSFGFWWRNIREWTSLALTLDPVKKAEKQLKFAEERTRLANYIIQNSTDPKVQEKAQRMIEKANQYMQRIEDKKDELAKRADEKSQKILDNIAKHNLNKQRVLEKIEDKLSPEKIEEFQQLRKAIEEKDKNFLENLQNNPNIPQEVKDRISNTMSRIQDMQKAREELRVQQKDILEAIKAGSQEAKDQFEKLREERKQNLEKIREQFKEQKDEIINKIKAGDENAVERLKELNQRRQAEAEKMREEIKQKATEMRNEMQQRKQEELDKLRQLKEGTQNSDTDN